AAATTCCTTTATTGTGAAGAGAGTAAGGGAATTAACTCCCATCTCTTTTCATAAACCCCAGTGATATTGCCGTTACTATGCTTCCTATCAGGATAGATATTATCCACATTAGGGGGTTAGCGACTATTGGGAGGATAAAAATTCCTCCATGCGGAGCCATGAGCTTTACTTTAAATAGCGCAGACAAAAACCCTCCTATAGATGATCCCAGTATGCAGGCAGGTATAATCTTTAAAGGGTCTGATGCTGCTAATGGAATTACTCCTTCTGTAATAAAACATGCACCTAAAAAATAGCAAACTTTACCAGTTTCTTTCTCTTCTTTTGAGAACTTACTGCTGAAAATACTGGTTGCAAGTGCTACTCCAAGCGGGGGAATCATTCCGCCTGCCATTATGCTTGCGTGGGGAATATAATTGTGAGCGGTTATCATCGCAATCCCGAATGCATATGCTGCTTTGTTCACGGGGCCTCCCATGTCTATTGCCATCATTCCACCTAACAAGGCGCCAAGTAGTGCCATATTCGTACCACTAAGTGTATTTAGCATATTTGTTATTGATATATTAATAAATGCAATAGGTGTTAATAAGATATGTACTAAAAACCCTGATATGAGTACTGAAAAGAAAGGATAGATTAAAACAGGGTTTATTCCACTTAAAGTTTGAGGTATGGTTTTTTGGCTTATTGACTTTACCCCCAGAGTTACATATCCTGCAATAAAGCCTGCCAATATTCCACCAAGGAAACCGGCATCCCCCTTACTCATCATGAGTCCTGTAATCATACCAGGAGCAAGTCCAGGACGTTCTGCTATGCTGAACGAAATGTAGCCTGCAAGTATTGGAATCATTAAGAAAAAGGCATTATTACCACCTATTTGCATCAAAATATCTGCTATCACGTTATAGTTCGGATCATTAGGATCAAATGCTTTAATGCCAAACATGAATGATATTGTAATTATTATTCCTCCTGAGACTACAAATGGAAGCATAAATGATACTCCGTTCATTAGATGTTTATACGCTCCGTTTGTTTTTGTAGTA
This is a stretch of genomic DNA from Borrelia sp. P9F1. It encodes these proteins:
- a CDS encoding fructose-specific PTS transporter subunit EIIC, with protein sequence MKHLFSENLILLNYEAKSKDDVLEKMAAMLCESGYLQDKETFIDNIRKREETNGTGLEEHIAMPHAKGSFVKRHGIAVLRVTGDGFDFDASDAKLSKLFFMMAVPEEITGNAHIKVISSLNNIFNNDALREEIMTINDTNRFLNIILSSDVNDTPDKSNSANFILAVTACPVGIAHTYMAADSLRRAAAALNVEIKVETHGSSGVDNSITEEEIARAKGIIIASGKTVQKERFNGKPLIEVSVKDGIHKAKELIENILENKAQIYETKLVKVKNEHTTKTNGAYKHLMNGVSFMLPFVVSGGIIITISFMFGIKAFDPNDPNYNVIADILMQIGGNNAFFLMIPILAGYISFSIAERPGLAPGMITGLMMSKGDAGFLGGILAGFIAGYVTLGVKSISQKTIPQTLSGINPVLIYPFFSVLISGFLVHILLTPIAFINISITNMLNTLSGTNMALLGALLGGMMAIDMGGPVNKAAYAFGIAMITAHNYIPHASIMAGGMIPPLGVALATSIFSSKFSKEEKETGKVCYFLGACFITEGVIPLAASDPLKIIPACILGSSIGGFLSALFKVKLMAPHGGIFILPIVANPLMWIISILIGSIVTAISLGFMKRDGS